The Aggregatilinea lenta genome includes a region encoding these proteins:
- a CDS encoding TorD/DmsD family molecular chaperone: MINSAPQSTSDERTEQLVGQVLLFGLLGKILYSIPARDWLDPLVTDNLFESVPFAESQPDTADGLDLLAAWTDACQDGIDDQMLIDLKADYTALFVGLRAMKAPAWESVYFSEERLLFQDRTVDVQSRYQQMGAEVQTPDREPVDHIAFELSFVGHCAQLALTALEADDSLQFDAVTAAKREFLSEHLMQWGPKWAELVIKYAQTGFYRGLAYLVRGALAELAQIDAVRVPAKIKYLGIPE, translated from the coding sequence GTGATCAATTCTGCACCCCAATCCACGAGCGATGAGCGTACGGAGCAGCTTGTCGGCCAGGTATTGCTGTTCGGCCTGCTCGGAAAAATCCTGTATTCGATCCCTGCGCGTGACTGGCTCGATCCGCTGGTGACCGACAACCTGTTTGAATCGGTCCCGTTTGCCGAGTCCCAGCCGGACACGGCGGACGGACTTGACCTGCTGGCCGCCTGGACTGACGCATGCCAGGACGGCATCGACGACCAGATGCTGATTGACCTGAAGGCTGATTACACCGCGCTGTTCGTCGGGCTGCGGGCGATGAAAGCTCCGGCTTGGGAATCGGTGTATTTCAGCGAGGAGCGCCTGCTTTTCCAGGATCGCACGGTGGACGTGCAGTCGCGCTACCAGCAGATGGGCGCGGAAGTACAGACGCCCGACCGCGAGCCGGTGGACCACATCGCGTTCGAGCTGAGCTTTGTCGGGCACTGCGCGCAACTGGCGCTGACCGCGCTGGAAGCGGACGACTCGCTCCAGTTCGACGCCGTCACTGCCGCCAAGCGTGAGTTCCTGAGCGAGCACCTGATGCAGTGGGGTCCCAAGTGGGCCGAGCTGGTCATCAAGTACGCCCAAACTGGCTTCTACCGGGGCCTCGCGTACCTCGTACGCGGCGCGCTGGCCGAGTTGGCGCAGATCGACGCGGTGCGCGTCCCGGCCAAGATCAAGTACCTCGGCATCCCGGAATAG
- a CDS encoding D-hexose-6-phosphate mutarotase: protein MNTLDSGDFNPVVLRAPDKACAEMTLHGANVTSWRTPDGRERLYLSERSGFNPTAAIRGGVPVVFPQFAALGPLPHHGFARTSLWQLFDTQNTPQDATAHFRLTGTDETRAVWPHAAQLDLTVTVGGPRLSVMLNVTNTDAQPFTFTAALHTYFHVSEIGSVRVEGLEGLSYREHGVDGEQPRTTLHIDGQIDRIYKAVPGAIRLHDTDAELEIVAEGFPDAVVWNPGPELSAALPDLGPEAYHDFLCIEAAAIYVPIALEPGETWHGTQTITALS, encoded by the coding sequence ATGAATACCCTCGATTCCGGCGATTTCAATCCTGTTGTGCTCCGCGCGCCGGACAAAGCCTGCGCCGAGATGACTTTGCACGGAGCCAACGTGACGTCGTGGCGCACGCCTGATGGCCGCGAGCGTCTGTACCTCAGCGAGCGCTCCGGCTTCAACCCCACCGCGGCCATTCGCGGCGGGGTGCCGGTAGTCTTTCCCCAGTTCGCCGCGCTGGGGCCGCTGCCGCATCACGGCTTCGCCCGGACGAGTCTATGGCAGTTGTTCGATACGCAGAACACGCCGCAGGACGCCACGGCGCACTTCCGACTGACCGGCACCGACGAGACGCGCGCAGTGTGGCCGCACGCCGCCCAGCTCGACCTCACCGTAACGGTGGGCGGGCCGCGCCTGTCGGTGATGCTGAACGTCACCAACACCGACGCGCAGCCGTTCACGTTCACCGCCGCGCTGCACACTTATTTCCACGTAAGCGAGATCGGCAGCGTTAGAGTCGAGGGGCTGGAGGGGCTGTCGTACCGCGAGCACGGCGTCGATGGCGAGCAGCCACGCACTACGCTGCACATCGACGGCCAGATCGACCGGATCTACAAAGCCGTGCCGGGCGCGATTCGCCTGCACGACACGGACGCCGAGCTTGAGATCGTCGCCGAGGGCTTCCCCGACGCGGTCGTGTGGAATCCGGGGCCGGAGCTGTCCGCCGCCCTGCCCGACCTGGGGCCGGAGGCATACCACGACTTCCTGTGCATCGAGGCCGCTGCCATCTACGTCCCGATCGCGCTGGAGCCGGGCGAAACGTGGCACGGCACGCAAACGATCACGGCCCTGTCCTGA
- a CDS encoding BMP family lipoprotein, whose amino-acid sequence MKKFAGFVMALALVVGLFGAAVPVSQAQDAEFNVALIISQGGLGDRSFNDSGFEGLNKAAEDFGVNVVPIESADPVAEGEQLLRTAAESGFDLVITLEYSHAEVLDRIAPDYPDTMFAILNNVAEQPNVVSIMYQEHTASYMAGALSAMVTTDDSIEQTNDDAVIGAIGGVQSSGIDIFLWGYLQGACSVNPDIQVLFGYSNSFGDPDKGREMTVAMNEEGADVVFGVAGGTGSGIIEAAKEGNFFAIGVDSDQDYLAPGNVLTSVLKRADTGVYDTIRRLVEGEIEGGIVYYGLPDGVGLSAMEYTSDIIPAEYLDEVAAIEQQIVDGDLTVIDTRQISADEITILNENPTCEGLAELQSVLAEAPAADATAEAS is encoded by the coding sequence ATGAAGAAGTTCGCAGGATTTGTCATGGCTCTGGCGCTCGTCGTCGGGCTGTTCGGTGCGGCTGTGCCTGTTTCCCAGGCTCAGGACGCCGAATTTAACGTCGCCTTGATTATTTCTCAGGGCGGCCTTGGCGACCGTTCGTTCAACGACAGCGGCTTTGAGGGCCTGAACAAAGCTGCCGAGGATTTCGGCGTGAACGTGGTCCCGATCGAGTCGGCTGACCCCGTGGCCGAAGGCGAACAGCTGCTGCGCACCGCGGCGGAATCCGGCTTTGACCTTGTCATCACGCTGGAATATAGCCACGCCGAAGTGCTCGACCGCATCGCGCCGGACTACCCCGACACGATGTTCGCCATCCTCAACAACGTGGCGGAGCAGCCCAACGTCGTCTCGATCATGTACCAGGAGCACACCGCGTCGTACATGGCCGGTGCGCTGTCCGCAATGGTCACCACCGACGACAGCATCGAGCAGACCAACGATGATGCCGTGATTGGCGCGATCGGCGGCGTGCAGTCGTCCGGCATCGACATCTTCCTGTGGGGCTACCTGCAGGGCGCGTGCTCGGTCAACCCCGACATCCAGGTGCTGTTCGGCTACTCGAACTCGTTCGGTGACCCCGACAAGGGCCGCGAAATGACCGTGGCGATGAACGAAGAAGGCGCGGACGTGGTTTTCGGCGTCGCGGGCGGGACCGGCTCCGGTATCATCGAAGCGGCTAAGGAAGGCAACTTCTTCGCCATCGGCGTCGACAGCGACCAGGACTATCTGGCCCCCGGCAACGTGCTGACCAGCGTGCTCAAGCGTGCCGACACGGGCGTCTACGACACGATTCGACGTCTGGTTGAAGGCGAGATCGAGGGCGGCATCGTGTACTACGGCCTGCCCGACGGCGTCGGCCTGAGCGCGATGGAATACACCAGCGACATCATCCCGGCGGAATACCTGGACGAAGTCGCCGCCATCGAGCAGCAGATCGTCGATGGCGACCTGACGGTGATCGACACTCGCCAGATCAGCGCCGACGAGATCACGATCCTGAACGAGAACCCCACCTGCGAAGGTCTGGCCGAGCTTCAGTCGGTTCTGGCCGAAGCGCCTGCCGCCGACGCGACGGCTGAAGCGAGCTAG
- a CDS encoding radical SAM protein, translating into MIIAITPETRHQIKNPQLAAYADIYLRIYDNFLNQMRDSGIDVDDAGAGDVSPEVFDRLEQKGVIFRNGGRSIYSGAISAACVACKKGVGSATFFISLKCNRSCYYCFNPNQVDYEHHRTHERDLIRELDEMAATGQHLSCVALTGGEPLLHKAQAIHFFEHAADCFPNVHTRLYTCGDYVDEAVLAELRDAGLREIRFSIRMHDTAHLRSRILERVELAKRYIPDVMIELPIIPGTLDIMKDILRELDRIGIYSINLLELCYPLLNAAEFKARGFKVKKRPFDTLYDYWYAGGVPIAGSEAECLELLEFAQDEGLKIGVHYCSLENKLTGQNYQQNASHSLPRTATLSQNDFLLKSAKVFGDDVAPVMDVFERERIRDYAFDPDHNCLEFNVNAIRVLKKLDIEIGISTSTFEEREDGLVIRELKVDLTTPRLFKRADV; encoded by the coding sequence GTGATCATTGCCATCACGCCCGAAACCCGTCACCAGATCAAGAATCCCCAGCTGGCAGCCTATGCGGATATCTACTTGAGGATCTACGACAACTTCCTCAACCAGATGCGCGACAGCGGCATCGACGTCGATGATGCTGGCGCGGGCGATGTCTCCCCCGAGGTGTTCGACCGGCTTGAGCAAAAAGGGGTGATCTTCCGCAACGGAGGCCGCAGCATCTACTCCGGCGCGATCTCAGCGGCGTGCGTGGCCTGCAAAAAAGGCGTGGGCAGCGCGACGTTCTTCATCTCGCTGAAGTGCAACCGCAGTTGCTACTACTGCTTCAACCCGAATCAGGTCGATTACGAGCATCACCGGACGCACGAGCGCGACCTGATCCGCGAGCTGGACGAGATGGCGGCGACCGGGCAGCACCTGAGCTGTGTCGCGCTGACCGGCGGCGAGCCGCTGCTGCACAAGGCGCAGGCGATTCACTTCTTCGAGCACGCCGCCGATTGCTTCCCCAACGTGCACACGCGCCTCTACACCTGCGGTGACTACGTGGACGAGGCCGTGCTGGCCGAGCTGCGCGACGCGGGCCTGCGCGAGATTCGCTTCAGCATCCGCATGCACGACACGGCGCACCTGCGCAGCCGCATTCTGGAACGCGTCGAGCTGGCGAAGCGCTACATCCCCGACGTGATGATCGAACTGCCGATCATCCCCGGCACGCTGGACATCATGAAGGACATCCTGCGCGAGCTGGACCGCATCGGGATCTACAGCATCAACCTGCTGGAGTTGTGCTATCCGCTGCTGAACGCCGCCGAGTTCAAGGCGCGGGGCTTCAAGGTGAAGAAGCGCCCGTTCGATACGCTGTACGACTACTGGTACGCGGGTGGCGTACCGATTGCGGGCAGCGAGGCGGAGTGCCTCGAACTGCTGGAATTTGCGCAGGACGAAGGGCTGAAGATCGGCGTGCACTACTGCTCGCTGGAAAACAAGCTCACCGGGCAGAACTACCAGCAGAACGCCAGCCATTCCTTGCCGCGCACCGCGACCCTGTCGCAGAACGACTTCCTGCTGAAATCGGCGAAGGTATTCGGCGACGACGTCGCGCCGGTGATGGATGTGTTCGAGCGCGAGCGCATCCGCGACTACGCGTTCGACCCGGATCACAACTGTCTGGAATTCAACGTCAACGCCATTCGTGTGCTGAAGAAGCTGGACATCGAGATCGGCATCTCGACCAGCACCTTCGAGGAACGCGAGGACGGCCTGGTCATCCGCGAGCTAAAGGTGGACCTGACCACGCCGCGCCTGTTCAAGCGCGCGGACGTGTGA
- a CDS encoding dimethyl sulfoxide reductase anchor subunit family protein encodes MMETREWALVTYTILSQMAVGSFLVLGAVHFLAQRKAGEAEADRLSDRALLAIGPVLVLGVLASLLHLGNPANAYRAIANIGSSWLSREIFFTMAFTGVGFVFAIMQWRKLATPAIRNAVAVLAALIGVVAVYSMSHIYMLANQPTWNSAATPLSFFCTTLLLGSLAIGVALSANYTYLKSRKSAALDVQANLLRDALRWIAVAAIVVLGFELVVISASLIDFGSGDAAASLVNIAEDYNTLFILRISLVFLGAGVFAFFLYRTASVLGQERVLFALVYGAFALVLIAEVMGRYLFYASHIKIGF; translated from the coding sequence ATGATGGAAACGCGTGAATGGGCACTCGTCACGTACACAATCCTGTCCCAGATGGCTGTTGGCTCCTTTCTGGTGCTGGGCGCGGTGCACTTCCTGGCACAGCGCAAAGCCGGTGAAGCTGAAGCCGACCGTCTGAGCGACCGTGCGCTGCTGGCCATCGGGCCGGTGCTGGTGCTCGGCGTGCTCGCCTCGCTGCTGCACCTGGGCAACCCGGCGAACGCATACCGCGCGATCGCGAACATCGGCTCGTCGTGGTTGAGCCGCGAGATCTTCTTCACTATGGCCTTCACGGGCGTTGGCTTCGTGTTCGCCATCATGCAGTGGCGCAAGCTCGCCACCCCGGCCATCCGCAATGCGGTTGCCGTCCTCGCGGCACTGATCGGCGTGGTCGCGGTCTACAGCATGTCGCACATCTACATGCTGGCCAACCAGCCTACCTGGAATTCTGCCGCAACGCCGCTCTCGTTCTTCTGCACGACCCTACTGCTCGGCTCGCTGGCGATCGGCGTGGCGCTGAGCGCGAATTACACCTATCTGAAGTCCCGCAAGAGCGCTGCGCTGGACGTCCAGGCGAACCTGCTGCGCGACGCGCTGCGCTGGATCGCTGTAGCGGCGATCGTGGTGCTGGGCTTCGAGCTGGTGGTGATCTCGGCCAGCCTGATCGACTTCGGTTCCGGCGATGCGGCGGCCAGCCTGGTCAACATTGCAGAAGACTACAACACACTGTTCATCCTGCGCATCAGCCTGGTCTTCCTGGGCGCCGGGGTGTTCGCCTTCTTCCTCTATCGCACTGCGTCGGTGCTCGGCCAGGAGCGTGTGCTTTTCGCTCTGGTCTACGGCGCGTTTGCGCTGGTCCTGATCGCGGAAGTAATGGGGCGCTATCTGTTCTACGCCTCGCACATCAAGATCGGTTTCTAG
- a CDS encoding ABC transporter ATP-binding protein: MQGITKSFPGVVANHNVTLDVEQGEIHALVGENGAGKSTLMKILYGMEKPDSGQIFLNEQAVSIPNPQAAIKLGIDMVHQHFQLVPSLTVAENVTLGYEPRRGMFVDRGTMDKRVRALSERFGLAVDPQSTVRDLSVGEQQRVEILKLLYRDARLLILDEPSAVLTPQEVDDLFKVLRRLVDEGRTAIFITHKLREVMTICQRATVLRHGELVGTVTVADTTPEIIAQMMVGRDLDTLQRTPAKPQSSAPLLAVRDVHATDDRGLPALNGVSFAVHAGEIVGLAGVEGNGQSELIEVLVGLRSLKQGSVSIEARDVSRASNRRRRELGMALIPEDRSHQGLSGESTLTENIVSTRYHRAPMSRGGVLSPGAMKRFAQDAIEQFDIRVRGPNVTVKTLSGGNAQKVVIARELAQQPTVLLAAQPTRGLDLGAMRYVHSELLRLRDAGTAILLISADLDELLAISDRFVVMFEGQIVGEMGADEATREKLGILMAGRASAPA, from the coding sequence ATGCAGGGGATCACCAAGTCATTTCCGGGCGTCGTGGCGAACCACAACGTCACCCTGGACGTGGAGCAGGGCGAGATTCACGCGCTGGTGGGTGAAAATGGCGCGGGCAAATCGACCCTGATGAAGATCCTGTACGGGATGGAGAAACCCGATTCGGGCCAGATTTTCCTCAACGAGCAGGCCGTCTCCATTCCCAACCCGCAGGCTGCGATCAAGCTCGGCATCGACATGGTGCACCAGCATTTTCAACTCGTGCCGTCGCTGACCGTGGCCGAAAACGTCACGCTGGGCTACGAGCCGCGCCGGGGTATGTTCGTCGATCGCGGCACGATGGACAAGCGCGTGCGGGCGCTCTCGGAGCGCTTCGGGCTGGCCGTCGATCCGCAGTCCACCGTGCGCGACCTGTCGGTGGGCGAACAACAGCGCGTCGAGATCCTCAAGCTGCTCTACCGCGACGCGCGCCTGCTGATCCTCGACGAGCCGTCCGCCGTGCTGACCCCGCAGGAAGTGGACGACCTGTTCAAAGTGCTGCGCCGCCTCGTGGACGAAGGCCGCACGGCGATTTTTATCACGCACAAGCTGCGCGAAGTGATGACCATTTGCCAGCGCGCGACGGTGCTGCGCCACGGCGAGCTGGTGGGCACGGTCACGGTGGCCGACACCACGCCGGAGATCATCGCGCAGATGATGGTTGGGCGCGACCTCGATACACTCCAGCGTACGCCCGCCAAGCCGCAGAGCAGTGCCCCCCTGCTGGCCGTGCGGGATGTGCACGCGACCGACGACCGGGGCCTGCCCGCGCTGAACGGCGTCTCGTTTGCGGTCCACGCCGGGGAGATCGTCGGGCTGGCGGGCGTGGAAGGCAACGGCCAGAGCGAGCTGATCGAGGTGCTGGTCGGGCTGCGCAGCCTGAAACAGGGGTCGGTGAGCATCGAGGCGCGCGACGTCTCGCGCGCTTCCAATCGCCGCCGCCGCGAGTTGGGCATGGCGCTCATACCGGAAGACCGCTCGCACCAGGGCCTCAGCGGTGAATCGACCCTGACCGAAAACATTGTCTCGACGCGCTATCACCGCGCGCCGATGTCGCGCGGCGGCGTGTTGAGTCCCGGCGCCATGAAGCGCTTTGCGCAGGACGCCATCGAGCAGTTCGATATCCGCGTGCGCGGGCCGAACGTGACCGTCAAGACGCTTTCGGGCGGCAACGCGCAGAAGGTCGTCATCGCGCGCGAACTGGCACAGCAGCCCACAGTGCTGCTGGCGGCGCAGCCGACGCGCGGCCTGGACCTGGGCGCGATGCGCTACGTGCACAGCGAGCTGCTCCGGCTGCGCGACGCAGGCACGGCGATCCTGCTCATCTCCGCCGACCTGGACGAGCTGCTGGCGATCTCGGACCGGTTTGTGGTGATGTTCGAGGGGCAGATCGTCGGGGAGATGGGGGCGGACGAAGCCACCCGCGAGAAGCTCGGCATTTTGATGGCAGGGCGCGCGTCGGCTCCGGCATAG
- a CDS encoding GntR family transcriptional regulator, with the protein MSARILSQIKIDRRSPIPIYQQLQEQFETLIMDEAWNSDEPLPSETILASELHISTMTVRQAMTRLVNKGLIYREQGRGTFVTPQPFEHPLQRLESFTEDMHARGLKPGARILDFSTVPANEAVACLLSIAPGTPVLHLKRLRLAEEYPVALHDAYLICTDLKRTDLDQAGSLYATLEMIGHNLVEAKETLEATSADEETGTLLELPKGEPLLKATRVSWDQNHTPVEAVYAYYRANFYRYTVWLRR; encoded by the coding sequence ATGAGCGCGCGCATTCTTTCCCAGATCAAAATTGACCGGCGCAGCCCGATCCCGATCTACCAGCAGCTTCAGGAACAGTTCGAAACGCTGATCATGGACGAAGCCTGGAACAGCGATGAGCCGCTGCCATCCGAGACGATCCTCGCCAGCGAGCTGCACATCAGCACGATGACAGTCCGGCAGGCGATGACCCGGCTGGTTAACAAGGGGCTGATCTACCGCGAACAGGGACGCGGCACGTTTGTCACCCCGCAGCCCTTCGAACACCCGCTCCAGCGCCTGGAGAGCTTCACCGAAGACATGCATGCACGCGGTCTGAAGCCGGGCGCGCGCATTCTCGACTTCAGTACCGTGCCCGCCAACGAAGCGGTGGCCTGCCTGTTGTCGATCGCGCCGGGCACGCCCGTGCTGCACCTTAAGCGGCTGCGGCTGGCGGAAGAATATCCTGTCGCGCTGCACGACGCGTATCTCATCTGCACCGACCTGAAGCGTACCGACCTCGACCAGGCGGGGTCGCTCTACGCGACGCTGGAGATGATCGGGCACAACCTGGTCGAGGCGAAGGAAACGCTGGAGGCGACGTCGGCGGACGAAGAAACCGGCACGCTGCTCGAACTGCCCAAGGGGGAGCCGCTGCTCAAGGCGACCCGCGTAAGCTGGGATCAAAATCATACGCCCGTCGAGGCGGTTTACGCTTACTACCGGGCGAACTTCTATCGTTATACCGTGTGGCTGAGACGTTAG